The following are from one region of the Sorghum bicolor cultivar BTx623 chromosome 2, Sorghum_bicolor_NCBIv3, whole genome shotgun sequence genome:
- the LOC8072251 gene encoding condensin complex subunit 1 isoform X2, whose amino-acid sequence MAPPFVFPSSLRDLERDTDGDGDEEPSLRPQNPVAVATLRAADLEEFVKGASFDLSDKELFCIEEQEVFDAIYSIVRDFNCLPPALKFNIVETLRSNLSVLLPNIDSLSRASMSSPSDTTPITDRIASHRNALKIYSFFIISIVLTEESAAESGTGAKVTAHGRKKNHVYAWNWEAQRGRIMSLVANSLEADLSLLFGPGGTDERYLSFVSKCTFVLCENQNVLKDEDTRNGLCRIIGAIATKHQRVSQISASVSHLIHKFDFTVPHLAEAVASAEKKFGDGSLAISLVREIGRADPKEYARDSVGADNVGRFLVELADRLPKLMSTNIGVLIPHFGGESYKIRNALVGVLGKLAAKAFKDVEGDSNARLRSKQAMLEILIERCRDVSAYTRSRVLQVWSELCEENSISIGLWNEVASVASGRLEDKSAIVRKSALQLLITMLQHNPFGPQLRTATFEATLEKYKEKLQGMEPSNPDKDEVANDCSPGEVILGQDESVSDSCLASSQDQNDHDATIVDITNLEQIRALVASLEAGLRFSKCITSLMPILVQLLASSSATDVENTILLLMRCRQFQIEGSEAALRKMLPLVFSQDKSIYEAVESAFITLYTRKSPTETAKRLLDLAIDCSIGDLAALESLVSSLVSKAEISSSTVSALWDYFCFNINGVRPVQSRGALSILCMAAKSSPSILGAHLQDIIDIGFGRWAKEEPLLARTACLALQRLSDEDKGKLINTSSRVFAALQGLVTSFSIPEKIWYGAADKAISTIYTLHPAPEIFATETAKKSLSSVFSVLGNEDVSNGIETENDASLSSVSPSKLGRFLFVISHIALNHLVYIENSVRKVQKQIRKNEKSQSTVDLQSDVSKSTEAQGINAELGLGATIDIAIESLAERAEKEIVCCSSKKNLIGHCGPFLSKLCRNLTLLQKFPDLQASAMLALCRLMIIDAEFCEANLQILFTVAESAPSEIVRSNCTIALGDLAVRFPNLLEPWTEYIYARLRDPSVSVRKNAVLVISHLILNDMMKVKGYINEMAVRIEDEDERISSLAKLFFHELSKKGSNPIYNLLPDILGRLCNQHLKEETFCNIMQFLINSIKKDKQMEALVDKLCNRFAGVNDVRQWEYISYCLSQLTFTEKGLKKLIDNFKMFEHALSEDSVMNHFRSVISKCKKFAKPELKVCIEEFEEKLSKVHQEKKEQEETTKNAEAHRQRIGSLDEFLATKEVSQNSGNSTEETSEVVDPSVDSSTEHKENTPECSDHTSTENFQTSPQATESGGAGEIQSTQTVRKGVSQLRAKKTRDPVADPSVDSSTENKENTPEHSANTSTENSQTSAPLTGSEGGDEEIQSTQSVRKGASRSRAKKTRDPVVEDSAVSGPVRRATRSTRRQGR is encoded by the exons ATGGCCCCGCCGTTCGTGTTCCCGTCGAGCCTGCGGGATCTGGAGCGGGACACCGACGGCGACGGAGACGAGGAGCCCTCGCTCCGGCCGCAGAATCCCGTCGCCGTCGCCACCCTCCGCGCCGCCGACCTCGAGGAGTTCGTCAAGG gtgcatcatttgatcttTCTGATAAGGAGCTCTTCTGCATTGAGGAACAGGAGGTGTTCGATGCCATCTATTCTATtgttcgtgatttcaattgcttACCCCCAGCCCTTAAGTTTAACATTGTTGAGACCTTGCGCTCCAACCTCAGTGTCCTTCTACCCAACATAGACTCACTTTCCCGGGCATCCATGTCATCCCCTTCTGATACTACCCCGATCACTGATCGCATTGCCTCACACCGCAATGCCCTCAAGATCTACTCCTTCTTTATCATTTCTATTGTTCTCACAGAGGAATCTGCTGCTGAAAGCGGCACAGGGGCTAAG GTGACAGCACACGGTCGAAAGAAGAATCATGTATATGCTTGGAATTGGGAAGCTCAAAGAGGCAGGATCATGAGTCTAGTTGCCAATTCTCTTGAAGCTGACCTTTCACTGCTTTTTGGTCCTGGAGGAACTGATGAACGATATCTCTCTTTCGTTTCAAA GTGTACTTTTGTCCTCTGTGAAAATCAGAATGTGTTAAAAGATGAGGATACAAGAAATGGTCTGTGCCGGATAATTGGAGCAATTGCCACAAAGCATCAGAGAGTTTCTCAAATCAGTGCATCTGTCTCGCATCTGATCCACAAATTTGATTTCACTGTTCCTCATCTTGCAGAAGCAGTTGCTTCCGCAGAGAAAAAGTTTGGTGACGGAAGCCTCGCAATTTCCCTGGTTAGGGAAATAGGTCGGGCTGACCCAAAAGAATACGCAAGAGATAGTGTTGGTGCTGATAATGTTGGGAGATTCCTTGTAGAACTTGCAGACCGCTTGCCAAAGCTTATGTCAACCAACATTGGTGTTTTGATACCTCACTTTGGTGGTGAGTCATATAAGATCAGAAATGCTCTTGTTGGAGTTTTGGGAAAGCTGGCTGCAAAGGCTTTCAAGGATGTTGAGGGTGATAGCAATGCTCGGCTTCGAAGTAAGCAGGCTATGCTAGAGATTTTGATTGAGCGCTGTAGGGATGTGTCAGCATACACAAGGAGTCGTGTGCTTCAGGTGTGGTCTGAGCTTTGTGAAGAAAATTCTATCTCAATTGGCCTGTGGAATGAAGTGGCTTCAGTTGCTTCAGGGAGACTGGAGGACAAAAGTGCTATTGTGAGAAAATCAGCACTACAGCTTCTCATCACAATGCTGCAACACAACCCTTTTGGACCTCAGTTAAGGACTGCAACCTTTGAGGCAACTCTAGAAAAGTACAAGGAAAAATTACAAGGAATGGAGCCCTcaaatccagacaaagatgaggTTGCAAACGATTGTTCGCCTGGTGAAGTGATCCTGGGGCAAGATGAAAGTGTCAGTGATAGCTGTTTAGCATCAAGTCAGGATCAGAATGATCATGATGCTACGATTGTGGATATAACAAATTTGGAACAAATAAGAGCTTTAGTTGCATCACTTGAAGCTGGTCTGCGGTTTTCAAAGTGTATAACTTCGTTAATGCCAATTCTTGTTCAGTTGTTGGCATCATCCTCAGCTACTGATGTTGAGAACACCATCCTTTTACTGATGAGATGCAGACAATTTCAGATCGAAGGATCAGAAGCAGCTCTCAGGAAAATGTTACCTCTG GTATTTTCTCAGGATAAGTCAATATATGAAGCAGTGGAGAGtgcattcattactttatacacAAGGAAAAGCCCAACAGAAACGGCGAAACGTTTGTTAGACCTTGCCATTGATTGTAGCATTGGTGACCTCGCTGCTCTCGAGAGCTTAGTTAGTTCCTTAGTTTCAAAAGCAGAAATTTCATCCAGCACG GTATCAGCACTGTGGGACTATTTTTGCTTTAACATAAACGGAGTCAGACCAGTGCAAAGCCGTGGAGCTCTATCAATTCTTTGTATGGCTGCTAAGTCGTCTCCCAGCATTTTGGGTGCTCACTTGCAAGATATTATTGACATTGGGTTTGGACGCTGGGCTAAGGAGGAGCCTCTGCTTGCTAGAACTGCATGTCTTGCTTTGCAGAGATTATCAGATGAAGACAAGGGCAAACTGATAAATACTAGTAGTAGAGTATTTGCTGCATTGCAAGGTTTGGTAACAAGCTTCTCAATTCCTGAGAAAATATGGTATGGAGCTGCAGATAAAGCTATAAGCACCATCTACACCCTACACCCTGCTCCTGAAATTTTTGCTACTGAGACTGCAAAGAAGTCCCTCAGTTCTGTATTCAGTGTTTTAGGAAACGAGGATGTGTCAAATGGAATTGAAACTGAGAATGATGCCTCTCTGTCATCAGTATCACCTTCAAAGCTGGGTAGATTTCTTTTTGTTATTAGCCATATAGCACTAAATCATTTGGTGTACATTGAGAATTCTGTTAGGAAAGTTCAGAAACAGATACGGAAGAATGAAAAATCTCAGTCCACTGTGGATCTCCAGTCTGACGTGTCTAAAAGTACGGAG GCACAAGGCATAAATGCCGAACTGGGACTTGGTGCAACCATAGATATTGCAATCGAGTCCCTTGCTGAAAGAGCAGAAAAGGAAATTGTTTGCTGTTCTTCTAAAAAGAATCTCATAGGACATTGTGGGCCATTTCTCTCAAAACTCTGCAGGAATCTTACATTGCTGCAAAAG ttccCAGACCTACAAGCTTCTGCAATGCTTGCTCTTTGCAGGCTAATGATCATTGATGCAGAGTTCTg CGAAGCAAATCTTCAAATCTTGTTTACTGTTGCTGAAAGTGCACCTTCTGAAATTGTCCGATCCAACTGCACTATAGCGCTTGGTGATTTAGCAGTTCGCTTCCCAAACCTCTTAGAACCTTGGACAGAGTATATATATGCCCGGTTACGTGATCCTTCAGTGTCAGTGAGGAAGAACGCTGTGCTGGTCATTTCTCATCTTATATTGAATGATATGATGaag GTTAAAGGGTATATAAATGAAATGGCTGTAAGAATAGAAGATGAAGATGAGAGGATATCAAGCCTGGCCAAACTCTTCTTTCATGAGTTGTCAAAAAAAG GAAGCAACCCAATTTATAATCTTCTTCCGGATATCTTGGGTAGACTGTGCAATCAACACCTGAAAGAAGAAACCTTTTGCAATATTATGCAGTTCTTAATTAATTCAATTAAGAAG GACAAACAAATGGAAGCTCTTGTGGATAAGCTGTGCAATAGGTTTGCTGGAGTAAATG ATGTCAGACAGTGGGAGTATATCTCTTATTGCCTTTCTCAGCTAACCTTCACTGAAAAGGGCCTGAAAAAACTCATCGATAATTTTAAGATGTTTGAGCATGCATTGTCTGAAGATTCTGTGATGAACCACTTCAGAAGCGTAATATCAAAG TGCAAGAAGTTTGCGAAACCTGAGCTAAAAGTTTGCATTGAGGAATTTGAGGAGAAACTTAGCAAGGTTCATCAGGAAAAGAAAGAACAGGAGGAAACAACCAAAAATGCTGAGGCACACAGACAGAGAATTGGCTCACTTGATGAATTTCTGGCTACTAAGGAAGTTAGTCAGAACAGTGGGAATTCTACTGAAG AAACTAGCGAGGTAGTTGATCCTTCGGTGGATAGCAGCACCGAACATAAGGAGAACACACCAGAATGCAGTGACCATACTAGTACGGAGAATTTTCAGACATCACCCCAAGCTACAGAATCGGGTGGCGCTGGAGAGATTCAATCAACACAAACTGTTCGCAAAG GCGTGTCACAGTTAAGGGCAAAGAAAACCAGAGATCCGGTTGCAGATCCTTCGGTGGATAGCAGCACCGAAAATAAGGAGAACACACCAGAACACAGTGCGAATACTAGCACAGAGAATTCTCAGACATCAGCCCCACTTACAGGATCAGAAGGTGGCGATGAGGAGATTCAGTCCACACAATCTGTTCGCAAAG GGGCGTCACGGTCAAGGGCAAAGAAAACCAGAGATCCCGTTGTAGAGGACTCAGCAGTCAGTGGTCCAGTTAGACGCGCCACGCGCTCAACCAGAAG ACAAGGAAGGTGA